Proteins encoded by one window of Bacillus sp. DTU_2020_1000418_1_SI_GHA_SEK_038:
- a CDS encoding ABC transporter permease, giving the protein MSNRLKNMIVPLLAVLLGMIAGTIIMIATGYNAGDAFYALWDGAFGDIYYFGETIRQVTPYILAGLAVAFAFKTGLFNIGVEGQLIVGWLAAVWVGFAFDLPKIIHLPLAVLAAAAAGALWAFIPGFLKARFRVHEVIVTIMLNYVALHVSNYFVRSVFSEKSDRTPNIHETASLRSPFLEGLTDFSRLHWGIVIALFCALLMWFILEKTTRGYELKSVGFNQHASEYAGMNVRSNIILSMVISGSFAGLAGAMEGLGTFGYTAVKGGFTGVGFDGIAVALLGANGPIGIILAAILFGALKVGALNMPLEAGVPNELVDIIIALIVFFVAASYMIRIFIDRIGKKGVK; this is encoded by the coding sequence ATGTCTAATCGCTTGAAAAATATGATTGTTCCCCTTTTAGCTGTTTTATTAGGGATGATTGCCGGAACCATTATTATGATTGCTACCGGCTATAATGCTGGTGATGCATTCTATGCACTTTGGGATGGGGCTTTCGGTGATATATATTATTTTGGGGAAACCATTAGACAGGTGACACCATATATACTCGCTGGACTTGCCGTTGCTTTTGCATTCAAAACGGGATTGTTTAATATCGGAGTAGAAGGACAGCTAATTGTCGGGTGGCTTGCAGCCGTTTGGGTAGGGTTCGCATTTGATCTCCCTAAGATTATTCATTTGCCTTTAGCTGTTTTAGCCGCTGCAGCTGCTGGAGCACTTTGGGCATTTATACCTGGTTTTTTAAAAGCCCGTTTCCGTGTTCACGAAGTTATTGTTACCATTATGTTGAACTATGTAGCATTACATGTATCAAACTATTTCGTTCGTTCGGTTTTTTCTGAAAAGAGTGATCGCACACCTAATATCCATGAAACTGCTTCTTTGCGTTCTCCTTTTCTAGAAGGCCTGACTGATTTCTCTCGCTTACATTGGGGTATAGTAATTGCTCTTTTCTGTGCACTTTTAATGTGGTTTATTCTGGAGAAAACGACTAGGGGATATGAATTAAAATCAGTTGGTTTTAATCAGCATGCCTCTGAATATGCCGGTATGAATGTTCGCTCTAATATTATTTTATCAATGGTGATTTCGGGTTCCTTTGCAGGACTAGCGGGCGCAATGGAAGGGCTTGGCACCTTTGGCTATACAGCGGTAAAGGGCGGGTTCACAGGAGTAGGATTTGATGGAATTGCTGTAGCCCTGCTCGGTGCAAACGGGCCTATTGGCATTATCTTAGCGGCTATATTATTTGGCGCTTTAAAGGTAGGGGCGTTAAATATGCCACTTGAAGCAGGCGTGCCAAATGAACTTGTTGATATTATTATCGCCTTAATTGTCTTCTTTGTAGCAGCTAGTTATATGATTAGAATCTTCATTGATCGTATTGGTAAAAAGGGGGTGAAGTAA
- a CDS encoding ABC transporter permease, whose protein sequence is MLAIIIPSTMLWAAPLIFTALGGTFSERSGVINIGLEGLMVIGAFSAIVFNLTFASTFGSFTPWVSLLAAMVIGALLSAFHAVASITFRADQTVSGVAINLLAVGAALFLVKFIYGKGQTDAIQKGFHKIDIPILGDIPLIGRLFFSNTYYTSYVAIIAAIIVWYVIFKTPFGLRLRAVGEHPMAADTTGVNVTKIRYIAVILSGALGGIGGGIYAQSITSDFSHATISGQGFMALAAMIFGKWHPLGAMGAALFFGFAQSLSIIGSSLPFLENIPNVYLLIAPYLLTILALTGFIGRADAPKASGVPYIKGTR, encoded by the coding sequence ATGTTAGCAATCATAATTCCCTCAACAATGCTTTGGGCAGCACCACTTATTTTCACAGCATTAGGCGGAACCTTTTCAGAGCGTTCAGGGGTTATTAATATTGGTCTTGAAGGATTAATGGTTATCGGTGCATTTTCAGCTATTGTCTTTAACCTAACGTTCGCAAGCACCTTTGGAAGCTTTACTCCATGGGTTTCGTTACTTGCAGCAATGGTTATCGGAGCATTGCTTTCGGCTTTCCACGCCGTTGCATCGATTACTTTTAGAGCGGACCAGACTGTCTCAGGTGTTGCTATAAATCTTTTGGCTGTCGGAGCAGCGTTGTTCCTAGTTAAGTTTATTTATGGTAAAGGTCAAACGGATGCTATTCAAAAAGGCTTCCATAAGATTGACATTCCCATTTTAGGTGATATTCCTCTTATAGGGAGATTGTTTTTCTCAAATACGTATTACACTTCTTATGTAGCGATCATAGCTGCCATTATTGTGTGGTATGTTATTTTTAAAACCCCTTTCGGATTAAGATTGCGAGCTGTCGGTGAACACCCAATGGCTGCTGATACAACGGGGGTAAATGTAACAAAAATTCGTTATATCGCTGTAATCCTTTCTGGTGCCCTTGGCGGAATCGGGGGAGGCATCTATGCTCAATCGATTACTTCCGACTTTAGCCATGCGACTATTAGCGGTCAAGGTTTTATGGCATTAGCAGCAATGATTTTCGGTAAATGGCATCCACTTGGGGCTATGGGTGCTGCTTTGTTCTTCGGATTTGCTCAAAGCTTAAGTATTATCGGATCAAGCTTGCCTTTCTTGGAAAATATTCCGAATGTCTATTTATTAATTGCTCCATATTTGTTAACAATTCTAGCCTTAACAGGATTTATCGGACGTGCCGATGCGCCGAAAGCTTCAGGTGTCCCATATATTAAAGGAACACGTTAA
- the yfmF gene encoding EF-P 5-aminopentanol modification-associated protein YfmF, whose translation MEILSEAVKPMNGYNLHIVNTEKYKTNTLVWKMKAPLNKEFSTHRALLPYVLQSSSEKYPTTGKLRSYLDELYGATFFVDLSKKGEYHIISFSMEIANEKFLSDHTPLLKEAFQFLSEILTKPNVQGNAFDTDTVENEKRTLKQRIQSVYDDKMRYSNFRLVQEMCKEEPYSLHVHGEKEDVDPITPEGLYEYYQNALNQDEMDLYVIGDVNQDEVEAIAQELLQFTDRTPQVIHSSAFKEKNDVHEVIENQDVKQGKLNIGYRTNIVYGDEDYYALQVYNGIFGGFSHSKLFINVREKASLAYYAASRLESHKGLLMVMTGIDNKNYDQAVSIIHAQIEAMKNGDFTEEELNQTKAVIKNQLLETIDTSRGIVEVLYHNVVSQKDIFIQDWMDKMDLASKDDIVAVANKITLDTIYFLTGKEAGM comes from the coding sequence ATGGAAATTTTATCAGAAGCCGTTAAACCAATGAATGGCTATAATCTTCATATTGTAAACACCGAAAAATATAAAACCAATACTTTAGTTTGGAAAATGAAAGCCCCGCTAAATAAAGAATTTTCAACCCATAGGGCTTTACTTCCGTATGTTCTGCAGAGCAGCAGTGAAAAATATCCTACCACCGGGAAGCTCCGTTCTTATCTAGATGAGCTTTATGGAGCAACCTTTTTTGTGGACCTGTCCAAAAAAGGAGAATACCACATTATTAGTTTTTCAATGGAAATCGCAAATGAAAAATTTTTATCAGATCATACCCCTCTTTTAAAAGAAGCATTTCAATTTTTATCAGAAATTTTAACAAAACCAAATGTTCAAGGAAATGCTTTTGATACAGATACTGTAGAGAATGAAAAAAGGACATTAAAGCAAAGGATTCAATCTGTATATGATGATAAAATGCGCTACTCCAACTTTCGTCTCGTTCAAGAAATGTGCAAGGAGGAGCCGTATTCACTGCATGTTCATGGAGAAAAGGAAGATGTTGACCCGATTACCCCTGAAGGTCTTTACGAGTACTATCAGAATGCTTTAAATCAAGATGAGATGGACCTTTATGTGATAGGGGACGTAAATCAGGATGAAGTAGAGGCTATTGCACAGGAACTATTGCAATTTACGGATCGGACTCCACAGGTTATCCATTCTTCAGCATTCAAAGAAAAGAATGATGTTCATGAAGTAATCGAAAACCAGGATGTAAAGCAAGGGAAATTAAATATTGGCTACCGGACAAATATTGTTTATGGGGATGAGGATTACTACGCTTTACAAGTTTATAACGGAATTTTTGGCGGCTTCTCACATTCCAAGCTATTTATTAATGTAAGGGAAAAAGCGAGTCTTGCTTATTACGCGGCAAGCAGGTTAGAGAGCCATAAAGGCTTATTAATGGTGATGACAGGAATTGATAATAAAAATTATGATCAGGCTGTCAGTATTATTCATGCGCAAATTGAGGCGATGAAAAATGGTGATTTCACGGAAGAGGAATTAAACCAGACGAAGGCAGTTATTAAAAATCAGCTGCTCGAGACCATTGATACATCTAGAGGGATAGTTGAGGTCCTTTATCATAACGTAGTATCCCAAAAAGATATATTCATCCAAGATTGGATGGATAAAATGGATCTTGCTTCAAAGGACGATATTGTTGCGGTTGCCAATAAGATCACTTTAGATACGATTTATTTTTTAACTGGGAAGGAGGCAGGAATGTAA
- the yfmH gene encoding EF-P 5-aminopentanol modification-associated protein YfmH — protein sequence MEKITFEQLKEELFFEKLDNGLDVYILPKAGFNKTYATFTTKYGSIDNHFLPQGKKEYVKVPDGIAHFLEHKLFEKEDGDVFQQFSRQGASANAFTSFTRTAYLFSSTSNVEKNLDTLIDFVQYPYFTEQTVEKEKGIIGQEITMYDDNPDWRLYFGLIENMYQQHPVKIDIAGTVDTISHITKDLLYECYHTFYHPSNMLLFIVGPVNPVNIMKQIKDNQSSKDYKQLPEIHRKLEEEPEQVAKKKQVLQMNVQTSKCLVGIKAKNVNKSGEELLKTELSLNVMLDIIFGKSSDHYSTLYKQGLIDDTFSFDYTQENSFGFAMVGGDTNDPDKLAQSIMKILLKMKEKGAISEESLERTKKKKIGAFLRAINSPEYIANQFTRYAFNEMNLFDVVTTLEAIKIEDIESIASEFISEERFSVCQVVPKS from the coding sequence ATGGAAAAAATTACATTTGAACAGCTAAAGGAAGAATTATTTTTTGAGAAACTTGATAATGGTTTAGATGTGTACATCCTGCCAAAAGCTGGTTTTAATAAAACTTATGCGACTTTTACAACGAAATACGGGTCCATTGACAATCATTTCCTTCCTCAAGGGAAAAAGGAGTATGTGAAAGTTCCCGATGGGATTGCTCACTTTTTAGAGCATAAGCTTTTTGAGAAAGAGGATGGAGATGTCTTTCAGCAATTTAGCAGGCAGGGAGCATCGGCTAATGCATTTACATCTTTCACAAGAACTGCTTACTTATTTTCGAGTACATCAAATGTAGAAAAAAATCTTGACACTTTAATTGATTTTGTTCAATATCCATATTTTACAGAACAAACAGTTGAGAAAGAAAAGGGAATCATCGGACAGGAAATTACGATGTATGATGATAATCCTGACTGGCGGTTGTATTTTGGTTTAATTGAAAATATGTATCAGCAACATCCGGTGAAAATTGATATTGCTGGAACGGTTGACACGATTTCTCATATTACGAAAGACCTGCTTTATGAGTGCTATCATACGTTCTACCACCCAAGTAATATGCTATTATTTATTGTAGGACCTGTAAATCCAGTCAATATTATGAAGCAAATTAAGGATAACCAATCATCTAAAGATTACAAGCAATTGCCAGAAATTCATCGTAAATTGGAAGAAGAGCCTGAACAGGTTGCAAAGAAGAAGCAAGTGTTGCAAATGAATGTTCAAACATCCAAATGCTTAGTGGGTATAAAGGCGAAGAATGTGAATAAGTCTGGCGAGGAATTATTGAAAACAGAGCTAAGTTTAAACGTTATGCTCGACATTATATTTGGTAAAAGCTCTGACCATTATAGTACTTTATATAAACAAGGGTTAATTGACGATACGTTCTCGTTTGATTATACCCAGGAAAACAGTTTTGGATTTGCTATGGTCGGCGGAGATACAAATGATCCGGATAAGCTTGCCCAATCAATAATGAAAATTCTATTAAAAATGAAGGAAAAGGGAGCCATTTCAGAAGAGAGCCTTGAACGAACGAAAAAGAAAAAGATTGGCGCCTTTCTGCGGGCAATAAACTCACCCGAATATATTGCGAATCAATTTACAAGATATGCCTTTAATGAAATGAATTTATTTGATGTGGTTACAACCCTTGAAGCTATAAAAATAGAGGATATAGAAAGCATAGCAAGTGAATTTATTTCAGAAGAAAGATTTTCTGTTTGTCAAGTTGTCCCGAAAAGTTGA
- the ymfI gene encoding elongation factor P 5-aminopentanone reductase translates to MRKYALITGASGGIGEAIAAKLAEEGYHLYLHYHENKRAIETLMEQLKAFGGEYIPIQADLSSKSGYKKLAKNIFSIDAIIHNSGISHYGLLYELEDSMAEKLINLHVTTPLMLTKQLLPKLLAKRSGNIIVISSIWGQTGAACEVAYSTVKGAQISFVKALSKELAFNGIRVNAVAPGAVQTAMLEGFTFDELESLKNEIPMGRLASPENIADSVSFLLSEKSSYITGQVLAVNGGWYT, encoded by the coding sequence ATGAGAAAATATGCATTAATTACGGGAGCAAGCGGTGGTATCGGGGAAGCGATTGCTGCTAAATTAGCGGAAGAGGGCTATCATTTATATTTGCATTATCATGAGAATAAAAGGGCAATTGAAACTTTAATGGAGCAGCTTAAAGCTTTTGGGGGAGAGTATATTCCAATCCAGGCAGATTTATCTTCAAAAAGTGGCTATAAAAAGCTCGCAAAAAATATTTTTTCCATTGATGCCATTATTCATAATAGCGGAATTAGCCATTACGGCCTTTTATATGAGCTTGAGGACAGCATGGCAGAAAAGCTGATCAATCTTCATGTCACAACACCACTTATGCTTACGAAGCAATTATTGCCTAAATTACTGGCAAAAAGAAGCGGAAACATTATCGTTATCTCATCAATATGGGGTCAAACTGGAGCTGCTTGTGAGGTGGCCTACTCCACAGTTAAAGGTGCTCAAATATCGTTTGTCAAAGCGTTAAGCAAAGAGCTGGCCTTTAATGGCATCAGAGTGAATGCTGTAGCACCAGGTGCCGTTCAAACAGCAATGCTAGAGGGCTTTACCTTTGATGAGCTTGAATCGCTCAAAAATGAAATTCCAATGGGAAGACTCGCTTCACCTGAAAATATTGCTGATTCTGTTTCATTTCTTTTGTCAGAAAAATCGTCCTATATTACGGGACAAGTACTGGCCGTAAATGGCGGCTGGTATACTTAA
- a CDS encoding DUF3243 domain-containing protein: MSVLENWQQWKDFLGDRLDQGQQQGMNKDTINNLAYQIGDYLAKQVDPKNEQQRILSDLWSVADKDEQMAIANIMVKLVENNGTQQ, encoded by the coding sequence ATGTCTGTACTTGAAAATTGGCAGCAATGGAAAGACTTTCTAGGCGATCGTCTAGATCAGGGACAGCAGCAGGGAATGAATAAAGACACAATTAATAATCTTGCCTACCAAATCGGTGACTACTTAGCAAAACAAGTAGATCCGAAAAATGAACAGCAGAGAATTCTCTCTGATTTATGGTCCGTTGCTGATAAGGACGAACAGATGGCCATTGCAAATATTATGGTTAAACTGGTAGAGAACAACGGAACACAACAATAA
- a CDS encoding DUF3388 domain-containing protein — protein sequence MSKTEWYLEYEIQKNRPGLLGDISSLLGMLSINIVTINGVDEGRRGLLILAESNEQIVRLESILHTMDTIKLIKLRKPKLRDRLAVRHGRYIQRDADDKKTFRFVRDELGLLVDFMAELFKQEGHKLIGIRGMPRVGKTESIVASSVCANKRWLFVSSTLLKQTIRNQLIHDEYNENNLFIIDGIVSSRRANERHWQLVREIMNMNAVKVVEHPDIFVENTEYSIEDFDYIIELRTDPEEEIKYDIVDKTKMISESDFGGFDFS from the coding sequence TTGAGCAAAACAGAGTGGTATTTAGAGTATGAAATCCAAAAGAACCGACCAGGTTTGCTTGGCGATATTTCTTCCCTTTTAGGTATGCTTTCCATTAACATTGTTACGATCAATGGTGTTGATGAAGGCCGGAGGGGGTTATTGATTCTAGCAGAAAGCAATGAACAAATTGTTCGGCTTGAGTCAATTTTACATACTATGGATACAATAAAATTAATTAAACTCCGTAAACCAAAATTAAGGGACCGTTTGGCTGTTCGACACGGAAGATACATACAAAGAGACGCAGATGACAAAAAGACTTTCCGTTTTGTAAGGGACGAGCTTGGACTATTAGTTGACTTTATGGCAGAATTATTTAAGCAGGAAGGGCACAAGCTAATAGGTATAAGAGGAATGCCTCGTGTTGGAAAAACCGAATCAATTGTTGCTTCAAGTGTTTGTGCCAATAAAAGATGGTTATTCGTTTCCTCTACGCTGTTAAAGCAAACCATTCGCAATCAATTAATTCATGATGAGTATAATGAAAATAATCTCTTTATTATTGACGGGATTGTTTCTTCTAGACGAGCAAACGAACGCCATTGGCAGCTTGTACGTGAAATTATGAATATGAATGCTGTTAAAGTGGTAGAGCATCCAGATATTTTTGTGGAAAACACAGAGTATTCGATTGAAGATTTCGATTATATAATTGAGCTTCGCACTGATCCTGAAGAGGAAATAAAATATGATATTGTCGATAAAACCAAAATGATCTCCGAATCTGACTTTGGAGGCTTTGATTTTTCGTAA
- a CDS encoding helix-turn-helix domain-containing protein translates to MSELGVKLKEARLAKGLSLDDLQVATKIQKRYLIGIEEGNYSMMPGKFYIRAFIKQYAEAVGLQPEELFEQYKSEIPSTINEDIPEKLSRVQSRKDITSGGSKVFDILPKILIAVFIIGAAAVVYYFVTQKGDGNADKDLADNSGNEQVRLEESEDFSKESDVNSEADSDKESSKADEENGAAEDEVEEETPPIPNQELTVVETSGKNTIYELKNADTFELKVVSTGKTWVSVKNGKGTSFYQGTLTKGDTESQSLDFSKETEAALIIGNSLETEIYVNDEKVVFAIDPAQIVTQNITIRYLPSNE, encoded by the coding sequence TTGTCGGAACTTGGGGTTAAGTTAAAAGAAGCCCGCTTGGCTAAAGGCTTAAGTCTCGATGACTTGCAAGTAGCCACAAAAATTCAAAAGCGGTATTTAATTGGCATTGAAGAAGGAAACTATAGTATGATGCCTGGGAAGTTCTATATACGCGCTTTCATTAAACAGTATGCAGAAGCTGTGGGATTACAGCCAGAAGAGCTATTTGAACAGTATAAATCGGAAATTCCTTCTACTATAAATGAGGATATTCCTGAAAAGCTGTCTAGAGTGCAATCAAGAAAAGATATTACTTCAGGCGGTTCAAAAGTCTTTGATATTCTTCCGAAAATTTTAATAGCTGTATTCATTATAGGTGCAGCGGCTGTTGTTTATTATTTCGTTACTCAAAAAGGCGATGGAAATGCAGATAAGGATCTCGCAGATAATAGCGGGAATGAGCAAGTTCGTCTTGAAGAATCGGAAGACTTTTCCAAAGAGTCTGATGTTAATTCTGAAGCTGATTCGGATAAGGAATCTTCAAAAGCTGACGAGGAAAATGGGGCAGCAGAGGATGAAGTTGAAGAGGAAACGCCTCCTATACCGAATCAAGAACTTACTGTCGTTGAAACTAGCGGCAAAAATACAATATATGAACTAAAAAATGCGGATACGTTTGAATTGAAGGTTGTTTCGACTGGAAAAACATGGGTTAGTGTCAAAAATGGTAAGGGAACATCTTTCTACCAAGGAACATTAACAAAAGGGGACACAGAAAGCCAGTCTCTTGATTTTTCAAAAGAAACTGAAGCTGCGTTAATCATCGGAAACTCCCTTGAAACTGAGATTTATGTGAACGATGAAAAAGTGGTTTTTGCCATTGATCCGGCTCAGATTGTAACGCAGAATATTACCATTCGCTACTTACCGAGCAACGAATAG
- the pgsA gene encoding CDP-diacylglycerol--glycerol-3-phosphate 3-phosphatidyltransferase, whose amino-acid sequence MNLPNKITISRICLIPVFLIIMLVPFSWGDVTMLGATLPVTHLIGALVFIFASATDWVDGYYARKLNLVTNFGKFLDPLADKLLVSAALIVLVELGFAPSWIVIIIISREFAVTGLRLLLAEGGEVVAANMLGKIKTWAQIVAISALLLHNIIFEMFSIPFADIALWIAMIFTIWSGWDYFIKNKQVFTNSK is encoded by the coding sequence ATGAATCTGCCTAATAAAATTACAATCTCAAGAATTTGCCTTATCCCTGTGTTTCTAATTATCATGCTCGTTCCTTTCTCTTGGGGTGACGTGACAATGCTTGGGGCTACGCTTCCTGTAACCCATCTAATTGGTGCCTTAGTTTTCATTTTTGCCTCTGCTACAGATTGGGTGGATGGCTATTATGCCAGAAAGCTAAACCTCGTAACGAACTTTGGAAAGTTCCTTGACCCTCTGGCTGATAAGCTGCTTGTTTCTGCAGCGTTAATCGTCTTAGTGGAACTGGGATTTGCTCCATCATGGATCGTGATTATCATAATTAGCCGTGAATTTGCGGTCACTGGATTACGTCTTCTTCTAGCCGAAGGGGGAGAAGTAGTTGCGGCAAACATGTTGGGAAAAATCAAAACTTGGGCACAAATAGTAGCGATTTCGGCTTTGCTTTTACATAATATTATATTTGAAATGTTTTCTATTCCGTTTGCTGATATAGCCCTTTGGATCGCCATGATTTTTACAATTTGGTCTGGCTGGGACTATTTCATAAAGAATAAGCAAGTCTTTACTAATTCAAAATAG